The following proteins are co-located in the Megalobrama amblycephala isolate DHTTF-2021 linkage group LG12, ASM1881202v1, whole genome shotgun sequence genome:
- the rmi1 gene encoding recQ-mediated genome instability protein 1, which translates to MSVGEVQVTQAWLHSEWHVQVPPAWLDACVNWIKEEADRESVPQSQLNQRVLEQWLLTDLRDLAHPVLPEGISEALKTQLDSCYCVQMDSVLDISQPAYTQLQRIRGTDCSNDQVSAVTQETQRPWEAKPTRVLMLQLTDGVQSLEGMEYRPIPALSTNLPPGTKLQLVGPIAVRLGVLLLKAENVKVLGGEVEQLLEIYSQGRVLCGTLGLPEENHPQGEEPDDRELLASVEVVGDHQVADSGYDSLTSEASSRPSHHHSQPHPQVMPISREDNWDNMDEIPDDDFRSIPDNFDDVPQNAADDMMDYIPEDFDDIPLEELDSVMRPIDSEVLPSIWEHSEIQQPDSKLPTQPKTEELNPLSFRSRTPLSNTHQSRNLNEACDTSGASSSTNTVESSGCKRNAPAPTYLCTLQAGSWPPASIQVFRLQAFIVTLVGKLRISGSAWKLEATISDGTGYLDVDLSDTMLANLIGFSATETRVLRKDPARRGEVDSGILHCQRELVDMCCMMSVQVDQTGRGVVLSASPLSDRDCSELQKRVKERRN; encoded by the coding sequence ATGTCCGTGGGTGAAGTCCAGGTTACCCAGGCATGGCTGCACTCTGAATGGCACGTCCAAGTCCCTCCTGCCTGGCTGGACGCTTGTGTGAACTGGATAAAGGAGGAGGCGGATAGAGAATCCGTGCCTCAGTCGCAGCTGAATCAGCGAGTCTTGGAGCAATGGCTGCTGACGGACCTGCGAGATCTGGCCCACCCAGTTCTCCCCGAAGGAATTTCGGAGGCACTGAAGACACAACTGGACAGCTGTTACTGTGTTCAGATGGACTCCGTACTAGACATCAGCCAGCCTGCCTACACTCAACTGCAGCGTATTCGAGGCACCGACTGCTCCAATGATCAAGTCTCGGCTGTTACGCAGGAAACGCAGAGGCCGTGGGAGGCCAAGCCCACTCGCGTGTTGATGTTGCAGCTCACGGATGGAGTGCAGAGTCTGGAGGGTATGGAATACCGGCCTATCCCAGCTCTGAGTACCAACCTGCCTCCCGGCACAAAGCTCCAGCTAGTTGGGCCGATCGCCGTCCGTCTAGGGGTGTTGCTTTTGAAGGCTGAGAACGTGAAGGTGTTAGGCGGGGAGGTGGAACAGCTTTTGGAGATATACTCTCAAGGAAGAGTGCTTTGTGGGACACTTGGTTTGCCTGAGGAGAACCATCCACAGGGTGAGGAACCGGATGACCGGGAGCTTCTGGCCAGCGTAGAGGTTGTGGGAGATCATCAGGTAGCCGACAGCGGCTATGACAGCCTAACTTCAGAAGCTTCCTCCAGACCATCTCACCATCATTCACAACCCCATCCTCAAGTGATGCCCATTTCCAGGGAAGACAACTGGGATAATATGGATGAAATTCCAGATGATGACTTCAGAAGTATTCCAGACAATTTTGATGATGTTCCACAAAACGCCGCTGATGATATGATGGACTACATTCCTGAGGACTTTGATGACATCCCGTTGGAGGAGCTGGACAGTGTGATGCGCCCGATAGATTCAGAAGTCTTGCCAAGTATTTGGGAACACTCTGAAATCCAGCAACCTGACTCAAAGTTACCAACCCAGCCCAAAACGGAAGAACTTAATCCTCTAAGTTTTCGCTCCAGAACTCCTCTTAGCAACACTCACCAAAGCAGAAACTTAAATGAAGCTTGTGATACATCTGGTGCAAGTTCCTCTACAAACACCGTAGAGTCTTCTGGTTGCAAACGAAACGCACCTGCTCCCACGTACCTTTGCACACTACAGGCAGGCAGTTGGCCACCCGCCAGCATTCAGGTTTTTCGTCTACAAGCTTTCATCGTCACACTGGTGGGAAAGTTGCGCATTAGCGGCAGTGCATGGAAACTGGAGGCCACCATATCAGATGGAACCGGGTACTTGGACGTGGATCTGTCTGACACCATGCTGGCCAATCTCATTGGCTTCTCGGCAACGGAGACCCGAGTCCTACGGAAAGACCCGGCGAGACGCGGTGAAGTGGACAGTGGGATACTGCATTGTCAAAGAGAGCTGGTGGATATGTGCTGTATGATGAGCGTGCAGGTGGATCAGACGGGCAGAGGAGTCGTGTTGAGTGCCAGTCCGCTCTCTGACAGAGACTGCTCCGAGCTGCAGAAAAGAGTGAAAGAGAGGAGGAATTAA